A stretch of DNA from Deltaproteobacteria bacterium:
GGGTTTAGCTCTCGGCGCTCACTCCTACATCGAAAAGCCTGTGACTCAAGAGAAAGTCGCCACAGTCTTAGCCGCTATATTCAAGACGCCCATTGTGTACCCTGAGAATATTTCCAACCGAATGCGTTTTGCGGTTCGGACCATTGCTGAAATGACCAAGCAAACTTTCAACCTGGTCCTCGGCAGCCAAACCCAAATTGACAGCGTAGTCTATGTTGTAGGCGATAGTCCTGCCGCTACTTATGATTTCCAAGGCACACTTCGCGCGGAAGGCGCAGCGGAAATTGAAGTGAGCGTTGGATGGCAGCGCGCACTCACCATCAATGTTTGCTCAGCATTCCTCGGTATTCCAAAAGATGAACTCGATGATGAGTTCCTAATCGATGGGCTCAGTGAACTTCTAAATGTGATGTTTGGAACAACGTTCAAAGATCTCGCATCGGTTTACCCGGTGCGCTTGGGCCTTCCCCAGAGTCATCAAAATAGGCCGCTGACTTTTGCAGAAAATGCCGAGCATCAATTTTTGATAGAATTAACCACACGCGACGGTAGCTTTCCGCTTAAAGTATCAATCAACGAGACTACTTCTACTTAGGCTTCACCACTGCGTTCCAATCAGAAATCTTCTTACCCAGTCTAGAGCCACGCGTTCGACTCCCACCATTTATACCCATTTTCTAATGAGGCGTGGCTCTCTAAGCCGGTACCTCAGGGGCTGATGACACCATAAGAGTCCTTCTATCTTGGCCTCGAGCTATGAATTTAAAGATTACCTCCAAAAAAACGGTTGATATAAGCCACTAAAATCTTTGGGCTTTATTCATTATAAACGACTTTTTATAAACCAAGCATAAACTTTTAAGCAACTTCGTAAAGCTGACGCCGATAATGAATGCACAACACCCAAGCCCCAGGAGAGCCACATGTCTGCAGCTATCGCCATTCGAACCAGCCCAACATTCGACGGAACCTTCAGCACAACCAGCACTGAAGCCAACCCTGAGCTCGGACAGTTTATCAAAGCCACGGCAGCCAAAGCGCTTCAAAAAGCAGCTCCCTCGGCTTCAAACTTCAAAGTCACTCTCAGTAACGACCTCGATGGCGTCGCTCCTACAAGCGAACGCTCAATCTACAACCATTATGGTTTCG
This window harbors:
- a CDS encoding response regulator, producing MTSQLTSQKVENPRILIIDDTPTSAAMLLGLLEDTGLTNVQAISSGLEAIGEVARNKPDLIFLDIKMPEIDGWLLCEMFSSIKRWKDVPVILQSGLVGRENIKKGLALGAHSYIEKPVTQEKVATVLAAIFKTPIVYPENISNRMRFAVRTIAEMTKQTFNLVLGSQTQIDSVVYVVGDSPAATYDFQGTLRAEGAAEIEVSVGWQRALTINVCSAFLGIPKDELDDEFLIDGLSELLNVMFGTTFKDLASVYPVRLGLPQSHQNRPLTFAENAEHQFLIELTTRDGSFPLKVSINETTST